A genomic window from bacterium includes:
- the rplC gene encoding 50S ribosomal protein L3, protein MIGLIGKKLGMTRTFQEDGRVVPVTVIQAGPCVVTQVKNEATDGYSAVQIGFGHKKPKNTPMPMQGHFRKAGTEPRHTVLEFRMDEGHEYSLGDTVDVSVLAEAGKVDVTGTTKGHGFSGPIKRHGHHRGPAAHGSKNVRMSGSIGMHTEPGRVLPGKPMAGQYGNKRETKKNLTIVAVDQEKNLLLVKGSVPGHKNGIVYIRPSR, encoded by the coding sequence ATGATCGGATTGATCGGAAAGAAACTCGGCATGACCCGGACGTTCCAGGAGGACGGCCGCGTGGTCCCGGTGACGGTGATCCAGGCCGGTCCCTGCGTGGTGACCCAGGTCAAGAACGAGGCGACCGACGGCTACAGCGCGGTCCAGATCGGCTTCGGCCACAAGAAGCCGAAGAACACGCCCATGCCCATGCAGGGCCACTTCCGCAAGGCGGGCACCGAGCCCCGGCACACGGTGCTCGAGTTCCGCATGGACGAGGGCCATGAGTACAGCCTGGGCGACACGGTCGACGTCTCGGTCCTGGCCGAGGCGGGCAAGGTCGACGTGACCGGCACCACGAAGGGCCACGGGTTCTCCGGGCCCATCAAACGGCACGGACACCACCGCGGCCCCGCGGCCCACGGTTCCAAGAACGTGCGCATGTCCGGCTCGATCGGTATGCACACCGAGCCGGGTCGCGTGCTGCCGGGCAAGCCCATGGCGGGCCAGTACGGCAACAAGCGCGAGACCAAGAAGAACCTGACGATCGTCGCGGTCGACCAGGAGAAGAACCTGCTGCTGGTCAAGGGCAGCGTGCCCGGGCACAAGAACGGCATCGTTTACATCCGGCCGAGTCGGTAG
- the rpsJ gene encoding 30S ribosomal protein S10, giving the protein MARQKIKIRLRAYEAAVLDRSAEVIVSTALKTGALVRGPIPLPTRKSIYTVLRSPHVDKKSREQFEMRIHKRLIEIENSTPQTTEFLKKLTLPASVDVEIKV; this is encoded by the coding sequence GTGGCACGACAGAAGATCAAGATCAGGTTGAGGGCTTACGAGGCCGCGGTGCTGGACCGCTCGGCGGAGGTCATCGTCTCCACCGCCCTGAAGACCGGCGCCCTGGTGCGGGGTCCCATCCCCCTGCCGACCCGCAAGTCGATCTACACGGTTCTGCGCTCGCCGCACGTGGACAAGAAGTCCCGCGAGCAGTTCGAGATGCGCATCCACAAGCGGCTCATCGAGATCGAGAACTCGACGCCGCAGACGACCGAATTCCTGAAGAAGCTGACCCTCCCGGCCAGCGTGGACGTCGAGATCAAGGTTTGA